A single region of the Streptomyces sp. NBC_00425 genome encodes:
- a CDS encoding ferrochelatase: MRDALDATPYDALLLLSFGGPEGPDDVVPFLENVTRGRGIPKERLKEVGQHYFLFGGVSPINDQNRALLDALRKDFAGHGLDLPVYWGNRNWAPYLTDTLREMVADGRRRVLVLTTSAYASYSGCRQYRENLADALATLEAEGLEPPRVDKLRHYFNHPGFVEPVIEGVLRSLADLPGDVRDGAHLAFSTHSIPIAAADASGPVEEHGDGGAYVKQHLDTARLVADAVRERTGVDHPWQLVYQSRSGAPHIPWLEPDICDHLEERHAAGAPAVVMAPIGFVSDHMEVLYDLDTEATAKARELGLPVRRSATVGADPRFAAAIRELVLERAAAESGLDVTPCALGALGASHDLCPVGCCPARAPKPAAAGADSPYA; the protein is encoded by the coding sequence ATGCGAGACGCGCTCGATGCCACCCCTTACGACGCCCTGCTCCTGCTCTCCTTCGGCGGCCCGGAAGGGCCGGACGACGTGGTTCCGTTCCTGGAGAACGTGACGCGCGGGCGCGGCATCCCCAAGGAACGCCTCAAGGAAGTCGGGCAGCACTACTTCCTGTTCGGCGGGGTCAGCCCCATCAACGACCAGAACCGCGCCCTCCTGGACGCCCTGCGCAAGGACTTCGCCGGCCACGGCCTGGACCTGCCGGTCTACTGGGGCAACCGCAACTGGGCCCCGTACCTCACGGACACCCTGCGCGAGATGGTCGCCGACGGCCGCCGGCGCGTCCTCGTGCTCACCACCAGCGCCTACGCCTCGTACTCGGGCTGCCGCCAGTACCGTGAGAACCTCGCCGACGCGCTGGCAACGCTGGAGGCCGAGGGCCTGGAGCCGCCCCGGGTCGACAAGCTGCGGCACTACTTCAACCACCCCGGTTTCGTGGAGCCCGTGATCGAGGGCGTGCTGCGGTCGCTGGCCGACCTCCCGGGGGACGTCCGCGACGGCGCGCACCTCGCCTTCTCGACCCACTCGATCCCGATCGCCGCCGCCGACGCCTCAGGCCCCGTCGAGGAGCACGGCGACGGCGGCGCGTACGTGAAGCAGCACCTGGACACCGCTCGGCTCGTCGCCGACGCCGTCCGCGAGCGGACCGGCGTGGACCACCCCTGGCAGCTCGTCTACCAGTCCCGCTCCGGCGCCCCGCACATCCCCTGGCTGGAGCCGGACATCTGCGACCACCTCGAGGAACGGCACGCGGCCGGCGCCCCGGCGGTCGTGATGGCCCCCATCGGCTTCGTCTCCGACCACATGGAGGTCCTCTACGACCTCGACACGGAGGCCACGGCCAAGGCGCGGGAGCTCGGCCTGCCGGTGCGCCGCTCGGCCACCGTGGGCGCCGACCCGCGCTTCGCCGCCGCGATCCGCGAGCTGGTCCTGGAACGCGCCGCGGCGGAGAGCGGCCTGGACGTCACCCCCTGCGCGCTGGGCGCCCTGGGGGCGAGCCACGACCTGTGCCCGGTCGGCTGCTGCCCCGCCCGTGCCCCCAAGCCCGCCGCCGCGGGCGCCGACAGCCCCTACGCGTGA